A single Streptococcus thermophilus DNA region contains:
- a CDS encoding nucleotidyl transferase AbiEii/AbiGii toxin family protein: MNKAKLTALCHKISKNTGLTFNSVMTYYFLEVILKKLSQSTYSNHYIFKGGFLLSNVIGVESRSTVDIDFLFHQITLSEDTVKQQLKEILADSEEGISFVIQSITAIKESDDYGGYRATISCQLENIKQVIHLDIATGDVVTPQPITYDYKAIFDEDNFPIIAYTIETILAEKLQTIYSRNFLNSRSKDFYDVYILSKLKKEDIDFIQLKNACQRTFSYRETELDFVKIIELLERFKSDPIQNKQWQNYSKKYSYTKGISLADVLDEMISLITIIISTDFD, translated from the coding sequence ATGAATAAAGCTAAGCTAACAGCACTCTGTCATAAAATATCAAAGAATACTGGATTAACCTTTAATTCCGTGATGACCTATTACTTTCTTGAAGTGATTTTGAAAAAATTAAGTCAGAGTACCTATTCAAATCACTATATATTCAAAGGAGGATTCCTACTGTCAAATGTTATCGGAGTTGAATCTCGTAGCACGGTTGATATTGATTTTTTGTTCCATCAAATAACACTTTCAGAAGATACTGTGAAGCAGCAACTCAAAGAAATTTTAGCAGATTCCGAAGAAGGTATATCTTTTGTGATTCAATCAATTACAGCTATTAAAGAAAGCGATGACTATGGTGGCTATCGAGCAACAATTTCGTGCCAACTTGAGAATATTAAACAAGTTATCCATTTGGATATTGCGACAGGTGATGTTGTAACTCCTCAGCCGATTACATACGACTATAAAGCTATTTTTGATGAAGACAATTTTCCAATCATTGCTTATACAATTGAAACAATTCTAGCTGAAAAACTTCAAACCATCTATTCACGTAACTTCTTGAACAGTAGAAGCAAAGATTTTTACGATGTTTATATTCTTTCAAAACTGAAAAAAGAAGACATTGACTTCATTCAGTTGAAAAATGCCTGTCAGAGAACATTTTCATATCGCGAAACAGAACTCGATTTTGTAAAGATTATTGAACTACTCGAGAGGTTCAAATCTGATCCTATTCAGAATAAACAATGGCAAAATTATTCGAAAAAATATAGCTATACAAAAGGGATTTCACTTGCAGATGTTCTTGATGAGATGATTAGTCTTATTACAATTATTATTTCTACAGACTTTGATTAA
- a CDS encoding type IV toxin-antitoxin system AbiEi family antitoxin domain-containing protein translates to MSKKEILFEFIENHNGIITYKDCKALKIPTIYLTRLEKEGILYRVEKGIFLTQNGDYDEYYFFQYRYPKAIFSYISALYLQQFTDEIPQYFDVTIPRGYRFNTPPANLNIHSVSKEYSELGITLVKTPMGNEVRVYDLERIICDFVIHREKIDTELFVKTLQHYGNYSKKNLTKLYEYATKMNTLDKVKQTLEVLV, encoded by the coding sequence ATGTCAAAAAAAGAGATTCTATTTGAATTTATAGAAAACCACAATGGCATTATCACCTATAAAGATTGTAAAGCTCTAAAGATTCCAACAATATATTTGACAAGACTTGAAAAAGAAGGGATTCTATACCGCGTCGAAAAAGGAATTTTCCTAACCCAGAATGGAGACTACGACGAATACTACTTCTTTCAGTACCGTTATCCCAAGGCTATTTTCTCTTATATCTCAGCGCTTTACCTGCAACAATTTACAGATGAAATTCCTCAATATTTTGACGTAACCATTCCTAGAGGCTACCGTTTTAATACTCCTCCAGCAAATCTGAACATTCATTCCGTTTCTAAGGAATATAGCGAACTAGGAATTACACTTGTAAAAACCCCTATGGGAAACGAGGTAAGAGTGTATGATTTAGAACGTATTATCTGTGATTTTGTGATTCATCGAGAAAAAATAGATACTGAGCTTTTTGTCAAAACACTTCAACATTACGGAAACTATTCTAAAAAAAATCTTACAAAACTCTATGAATATGCGACAAAAATGAACACCTTGGACAAGGTCAAACAAACTCTGGAGGTCCTAGTATGA